One window of Campylobacter avium LMG 24591 genomic DNA carries:
- a CDS encoding cytochrome P450, producing MACPFHPKPKKTKASTLMTFLLKRRSWLDGLYEKSYSMQSGRVKMPGFDLYVVNDVREVKRIMVDEVKEFPKSELLHRLLEPLLGVSIFTTNGDVWKKQRELLMPSFEMTRINKVFELMKDAANDLLIRLEKKDKDFIDADEEMTFVTADVIFRTIMSAKLDEEKGKEILKAFSIMQEETIRTGIREMFCFPKWLSKLLGENKRMKAGACIRDNLAQIIKPRYDEQREGKADYRQDILASLLRVIDADTNEPFSFKEILDQVSMLFLAGHETTASSLTWTLYCLCVEPSWQEKAYDEIMQITKGEELSIAHVKAFKVLNNIFKEALRLYPPVGFFPRTAKKDTKIRDKEIKAGSGVVVAPWLIHRHSKLWQDPHEFKPQRFDEQINKDAYMPFGMGERICIGQGFAMQEAMIILASILKKYKLQLKENFTPDVVGRLTVRSANGMSIKFIRR from the coding sequence ATGGCTTGCCCCTTTCACCCAAAGCCTAAAAAGACTAAAGCTTCAACGCTTATGACCTTTTTGCTAAAAAGACGTTCTTGGCTAGATGGCTTGTATGAAAAGAGCTATTCTATGCAAAGCGGTAGGGTGAAAATGCCTGGCTTTGATTTATATGTGGTAAATGATGTAAGAGAAGTAAAAAGGATTATGGTTGATGAGGTTAAGGAATTTCCAAAGTCAGAATTATTGCACAGGCTTTTAGAGCCGCTTTTAGGCGTAAGCATTTTTACAACAAATGGAGATGTTTGGAAAAAACAAAGAGAACTTTTAATGCCTAGCTTTGAAATGACAAGGATAAACAAGGTTTTTGAGCTGATGAAAGACGCGGCTAATGACCTTTTAATCAGGCTTGAGAAAAAAGACAAAGATTTTATCGACGCAGATGAGGAGATGACTTTTGTAACGGCGGATGTGATATTTAGAACTATCATGAGTGCTAAGCTTGATGAAGAAAAGGGCAAAGAAATTTTAAAGGCTTTTAGCATAATGCAAGAAGAAACCATACGCACAGGCATACGAGAGATGTTTTGCTTTCCTAAATGGCTTTCAAAGCTTTTGGGAGAAAACAAGCGTATGAAGGCTGGTGCTTGTATAAGAGACAATCTCGCACAAATCATTAAGCCAAGATATGATGAGCAAAGAGAGGGCAAGGCTGATTACAGACAAGATATACTAGCCTCTTTACTAAGGGTGATAGACGCGGATACAAACGAGCCTTTTTCATTTAAAGAAATTTTAGACCAAGTATCAATGCTATTTTTAGCAGGACACGAGACAACAGCTTCTTCGCTCACTTGGACGCTTTACTGCTTATGTGTTGAGCCTAGTTGGCAAGAAAAAGCTTATGATGAAATTATGCAAATTACCAAAGGAGAAGAGCTTAGCATAGCTCATGTTAAAGCTTTTAAAGTCTTAAATAATATCTTTAAAGAAGCCCTAAGACTATATCCTCCGGTTGGCTTTTTTCCTAGAACGGCAAAGAAAGATACCAAAATAAGAGACAAAGAAATCAAAGCAGGCTCAGGCGTTGTCGTAGCACCTTGGCTAATACACAGACATAGCAAATTGTGGCAAGACCCGCACGAATTTAAGCCACAAAGATTTGACGAGCAGATAAACAAAGATGCTTACATGCCCTTTGGCATGGGCGAAAGAATTTGCATAGGCCAAGGCTTTGCCATGCAAGAAGCTATGATAATTTTAGCTTCTATTTTAAAAAAATACAAATTACAGTTAAAAGAAAATTTCACTCCGGATGTGGTAGGACGGCTAACTGTTCGTTCCGCAAATGGCATGAGCATTAAATTTATAAGAAGATAA
- a CDS encoding winged helix-turn-helix domain-containing protein, with protein MKIGFAMLTVEKIEKYISKDRKLRAAKVFEIIDFYKLDLDFFLDFICKHSIKITEPKIAAREKNKLLNELESLKDDNSKITCKQAAQLSKKYGFKELGTALKQYNIKFRYSKEKRTDKAFFVRTKTWIENEDGELLFGKGQIEILKFVEEEGSILKAAKRMGISYKKAWLHLQSLQDSTKEVLIFTKQGRSKDSGTKLSPKALELMGKYVRLQKEVNEYANKKFKEFFIDC; from the coding sequence TTGAAAATAGGTTTTGCAATGCTAACAGTAGAAAAGATAGAAAAATATATAAGTAAAGATAGAAAGCTAAGAGCCGCTAAGGTCTTTGAGATAATTGATTTTTACAAGCTTGATTTGGACTTTTTTTTAGATTTTATTTGCAAGCATTCAATCAAAATCACCGAGCCAAAGATAGCAGCAAGAGAAAAAAATAAACTCTTAAATGAGCTTGAAAGCCTAAAGGATGATAACTCAAAGATAACTTGCAAGCAAGCAGCTCAATTAAGCAAAAAGTACGGCTTTAAAGAACTTGGCACGGCTTTGAAACAATACAATATCAAATTTAGATACAGCAAAGAAAAAAGAACAGACAAGGCCTTTTTTGTGAGAACAAAGACTTGGATAGAAAATGAGGACGGCGAGCTACTTTTTGGCAAGGGTCAAATAGAGATTTTAAAATTCGTAGAAGAAGAAGGCAGTATCTTAAAGGCAGCCAAAAGAATGGGAATTTCTTACAAAAAAGCTTGGCTTCATCTACAAAGCTTACAAGATAGCACAAAAGAGGTTTTGATATTTACAAAGCAGGGCAGAAGCAAAGACTCAGGCACAAAACTTAGCCCAAAAGCACTAGAGCTTATGGGTAAATATGTAAGATTACAAAAAGAAGTAAATGAGTATGCGAACAAAAAATTCAAAGAATTCTTCATAGACTGTTAA
- a CDS encoding TetR/AcrR family transcriptional regulator has translation MLKFTRREIDTMEKLSEKTLQRQAKIKQVALNMFLEKGYEATNLKDIVKLSGGSLSSIYAAYQSKENLFMELVKDRIEKDMQNIKKIANQKYDNVYDFLLNIATYMIKTLNDKESIGLIKIVHSRIYSPNSNILKMLKEFENDYTIELIQEAFKRFDADFAVKNANLLAHMFLDTIRIQCLYRITLREERIMSKEEQDNLARFIVDFFTKTRY, from the coding sequence TTGCTAAAATTCACAAGACGGGAGATAGATACTATGGAAAAGCTTTCAGAAAAGACCTTGCAAAGACAAGCAAAGATAAAACAAGTAGCCTTAAATATGTTTCTTGAAAAGGGCTATGAAGCTACGAATTTAAAAGACATAGTAAAGCTCAGCGGGGGCTCTTTATCTAGCATTTATGCCGCGTACCAAAGTAAAGAAAATTTGTTTATGGAGCTAGTAAAAGATAGGATAGAAAAAGATATGCAAAATATCAAGAAAATAGCCAATCAAAAATACGATAATGTCTATGATTTTTTACTAAACATCGCAACTTATATGATAAAAACGCTAAACGATAAAGAAAGTATAGGACTTATTAAAATAGTGCATTCTAGAATTTACAGCCCAAATAGCAATATATTAAAAATGCTTAAAGAATTTGAAAATGACTACACAATAGAACTCATACAAGAAGCCTTTAAACGCTTTGACGCTGATTTTGCGGTAAAAAATGCAAATTTATTAGCCCATATGTTTTTAGATACTATTAGAATTCAGTGTCTTTATAGGATTACTTTAAGAGAGGAAAGGATTATGAGCAAGGAAGAACAAGACAATTTAGCTAGGTTTATAGTAGACTTTTTTACTAAAACGAGATATTAA
- a CDS encoding methyl-accepting chemotaxis protein, with translation MDSIISQLILSASYVLIVMLVLNFLLGFYLNRLNILEKGLVAFFDFVNNKTSSCSTINIKSKIKDEFTKMADVLNKNILQSRDKLLSDEEFVREVIGATEQIHSGNLKVKLDKTPSNPKLVLLKENLDRCFVNLQEKIGSDLNEIQRVLESFKIFDFRAILSNNDGEIEKMINSMGSEIRKLLKGSLEVAQSLTRESEGLKALMNQLIQESKTQASSLHSSASAVNQINSAMQGVSEVTTQTSLKSKDITDIVKVIKDIAEQINLLALNAAIEAARAGEYGRGFAVVADEVRNLAEKTEKSLSDIEANVSMLTQSINDMSSSIQEQAQGLAQISTNIDELEAVMNNSLDLAKKTDELALKVDDISHKMTADISNRKF, from the coding sequence ATGGACTCTATAATCTCTCAGCTGATATTATCTGCATCTTATGTGCTTATAGTTATGCTTGTTTTGAATTTCTTGTTAGGGTTTTATCTAAACAGATTAAATATCTTAGAAAAAGGGCTTGTGGCTTTCTTTGACTTTGTAAATAACAAAACCTCGTCTTGCTCTACCATAAACATAAAGTCAAAAATCAAAGATGAATTTACTAAAATGGCTGATGTTTTAAACAAAAATATCTTACAAAGTAGGGACAAGCTTTTATCTGATGAGGAATTTGTAAGAGAAGTAATAGGCGCTACTGAACAAATTCATAGTGGAAATTTAAAAGTAAAGCTTGATAAAACGCCTAGCAATCCTAAGCTCGTGCTTTTAAAAGAAAATTTAGACAGATGCTTTGTGAATTTGCAAGAAAAGATAGGCTCTGATTTGAATGAAATTCAAAGGGTTCTTGAGAGTTTTAAAATTTTTGATTTTAGAGCAATTCTTTCTAATAATGACGGAGAGATTGAAAAGATGATAAATTCAATGGGCTCTGAAATAAGAAAGCTTTTAAAAGGTAGCCTAGAAGTGGCACAAAGTCTTACAAGAGAATCAGAGGGCTTAAAAGCACTTATGAATCAGCTAATACAAGAAAGCAAAACCCAAGCTTCATCCTTGCATAGCTCAGCCTCAGCCGTCAATCAAATAAATTCGGCAATGCAAGGAGTTAGCGAAGTTACAACGCAAACAAGCTTAAAGTCCAAGGACATAACAGACATAGTAAAGGTTATAAAAGATATAGCTGAGCAGATAAATTTGCTAGCACTGAACGCAGCCATTGAAGCGGCAAGGGCTGGAGAATACGGACGCGGCTTTGCGGTGGTTGCTGATGAGGTTAGAAATTTGGCAGAAAAAACAGAAAAATCTCTTAGTGATATAGAAGCAAATGTAAGCATGCTAACTCAAAGCATAAATGATATGAGCTCATCTATACAAGAACAAGCTCAAGGACTAGCTCAAATAAGCACAAACATAGATGAGCTTGAAGCTGTTATGAATAATAGCTTAGATTTGGCGAAAAAGACTGATGAGTTGGCCTTAAAGGTTGATGATATTTCTCATAAAATGACAGCTGATATATCTAATAGAAAATTCTAA
- a CDS encoding efflux RND transporter periplasmic adaptor subunit, translated as MNKYLNLKVLSLCSFLATLFVACSQPPQQTKMPPMPVTVMSAKAVDIPLSFSYPANLTSDKDVIIKAKVSGQIVQQFFKAGDKVQKDQILFKIEPDKYQAAFDIAKASVLVAEANLENARKEHSRNQVLIQKQAISQRDYDTSLANYNSAKANLESAKAQLQNARLDLDYTSIRAPFEGILGDALINVGDYVNASSTNLVRLTNLNPIYADFFISDVEKLRFNRNLADGNWEINNADVSINVNNEAIQGRLYFVDSVIDEKSGSVKARAVFDNNDTKLLPGIFTTITSSGFVQKNGFQVPQTAILQDTRSAYVYTVVNGKIAKTNVNIAYQTNDFAVIDKGLKEGDKIVLDNFKKIKPGSDVQEVGSK; from the coding sequence ATGAATAAATACTTAAATTTAAAGGTGCTTAGCCTATGTTCTTTCTTGGCTACCTTGTTTGTTGCTTGCTCGCAGCCACCACAACAAACTAAGATGCCGCCTATGCCGGTTACTGTTATGTCGGCTAAAGCTGTTGATATACCGCTTAGCTTTTCTTACCCAGCAAATTTAACCAGTGATAAGGATGTAATCATCAAAGCAAAGGTTAGCGGACAAATCGTTCAGCAATTTTTCAAGGCCGGAGATAAGGTTCAAAAAGACCAAATTTTATTTAAAATCGAACCTGATAAATATCAAGCGGCATTTGATATAGCAAAGGCTTCCGTACTAGTAGCAGAGGCTAACCTTGAAAATGCTAGAAAAGAGCACTCAAGAAACCAGGTTTTAATACAAAAACAAGCTATATCTCAAAGAGATTATGATACCTCTCTTGCTAATTACAACAGTGCTAAAGCAAATTTAGAAAGTGCCAAAGCGCAGCTTCAAAATGCAAGGCTTGATTTAGATTACACAAGCATAAGAGCGCCTTTTGAAGGTATCTTAGGGGATGCTTTGATAAATGTAGGAGACTATGTAAATGCTAGCTCCACAAATTTAGTAAGACTTACAAATTTAAATCCTATCTACGCTGATTTTTTCATATCAGATGTAGAAAAGCTAAGGTTTAATAGAAATCTTGCAGACGGAAATTGGGAAATAAACAATGCAGATGTTAGCATAAATGTAAATAATGAAGCCATACAAGGAAGATTATACTTCGTTGATTCAGTTATTGATGAAAAAAGCGGAAGCGTTAAGGCTAGAGCGGTATTTGATAACAACGATACAAAGCTTTTACCGGGAATTTTCACAACCATAACATCTAGCGGTTTTGTGCAAAAAAACGGCTTTCAAGTTCCGCAAACAGCTATCTTGCAAGATACAAGAAGTGCGTATGTTTACACAGTTGTTAATGGCAAAATCGCAAAAACCAATGTAAATATAGCCTATCAAACTAATGATTTTGCAGTGATTGATAAGGGTTTAAAAGAAGGCGATAAAATAGTTTTAGATAATTTTAAAAAGATAAAACCGGGCTCTGATGTGCAAGAGGTTGGGAGCAAATAA
- a CDS encoding capsular polysaccharide biosynthesis protein codes for MGKFYTSSRRLIKTVKNFYEAEFYTAFKNITSDDIFLGWGRKKSGCKAVELAKKHGAKFLLLEDGLLRSLNLGFESLETFSIVSDDIGIYYDSTKASKLEYILNTYEFDEDILKRARQAIKLIKTYKISKYNNNKKVPKNLFKDDEKRVLIITQANNDYSLKYGQALQFNTLDMIQKAKEENNAKVYVKIHPDVLSGKKELDFDIKKLPSDVGILSENFNPIELLKYFHKVYTKTSTMGFEALIMGVDCVCYGMPFYAGWGLTTDMLKCDRRVKKRSVEELFAAFYLLYASYYNPYADKKSDIFDTIKTLHKYKNIENFNSNTLFFVNFTLWKRSFVRDFFKAKSNKIVFVSKVEDLKKFKIDKNDKILVWGALIKDEEIKKYLDKDVKIHRVEDGFVRSVFLGSDLTRAYSLVVDSKGLYMDSTRPSDLEDILQKHEFSKELLQRAKEARKNVVEHKFSKYNEAKYYEFSKDKTKGKKVILVPAQVEDDASVLLSSCEIKYLELIKILREKEPNAYILYKIHPDVLSGNRQGLKDEKLILKYCDEIIKEASIHSCLELASEVHTISSTVGFEALLREKKVFAYGMPFYAGWGLTTDMLQCDRRTRKLSLDELVAGVLLIYPRYINAKTKHLCEFESAFSSMLELRDRYLNDKCFAYANTLRNFALRKARRGYEKLAKSGLWN; via the coding sequence ATGGGGAAATTTTATACTAGCTCTAGGAGATTAATTAAAACTGTTAAAAACTTTTACGAGGCAGAATTTTACACAGCTTTTAAAAACATCACAAGTGATGATATTTTTCTTGGTTGGGGACGCAAGAAATCAGGATGTAAGGCCGTGGAATTGGCGAAAAAACACGGTGCTAAATTTTTGCTTTTAGAAGATGGCTTGCTAAGGTCTTTAAATTTAGGCTTTGAAAGCTTAGAAACCTTTAGCATTGTAAGCGATGATATTGGAATTTACTACGATAGCACAAAAGCTAGCAAGCTTGAGTACATACTAAACACATATGAATTTGATGAGGATATCTTAAAAAGGGCTAGGCAAGCGATAAAGTTAATCAAAACTTATAAAATTAGCAAATATAATAACAACAAAAAAGTTCCCAAGAATTTGTTTAAAGATGATGAAAAAAGGGTGTTAATCATCACTCAGGCAAATAATGATTACTCCTTAAAATACGGCCAAGCACTGCAGTTTAACACTCTAGATATGATACAAAAGGCTAAAGAGGAAAATAATGCCAAGGTGTATGTAAAAATTCATCCAGATGTGCTAAGCGGCAAAAAAGAACTTGACTTTGACATTAAAAAACTTCCAAGTGATGTGGGAATTTTAAGTGAAAATTTTAACCCCATAGAGCTTTTAAAGTATTTTCACAAGGTTTATACAAAAACTTCCACTATGGGCTTTGAGGCCTTGATTATGGGGGTGGACTGCGTTTGTTATGGTATGCCATTTTACGCGGGCTGGGGGCTTACAACGGATATGCTAAAATGTGATAGGAGAGTGAAAAAAAGAAGCGTAGAAGAGCTTTTCGCAGCCTTTTATCTGCTTTATGCTAGCTATTACAATCCTTACGCCGACAAAAAAAGTGATATTTTTGACACTATAAAAACCTTGCACAAATACAAAAACATAGAAAATTTCAACTCAAATACCTTATTTTTCGTAAATTTTACCCTTTGGAAAAGGTCTTTTGTGAGGGATTTTTTCAAAGCCAAGTCAAATAAAATAGTCTTTGTATCCAAAGTTGAGGATCTTAAAAAATTTAAAATAGACAAAAACGATAAAATTCTCGTTTGGGGTGCCTTGATAAAAGATGAGGAAATAAAAAAATATCTTGATAAAGATGTGAAAATTCACAGGGTAGAAGATGGCTTTGTGCGTTCTGTGTTTTTGGGCTCTGATTTAACAAGGGCGTATTCTTTGGTTGTGGATAGCAAGGGACTATATATGGATTCTACAAGGCCTAGTGATTTAGAGGATATCTTGCAAAAGCACGAATTTAGCAAAGAACTTTTACAAAGAGCCAAAGAAGCTAGAAAAAATGTAGTAGAGCACAAATTTTCCAAATACAACGAAGCCAAATATTACGAATTTAGCAAGGATAAAACAAAGGGTAAAAAAGTTATATTAGTGCCTGCACAGGTTGAAGATGATGCCTCTGTGCTGCTTTCATCTTGCGAAATAAAATATTTAGAGCTTATAAAAATTTTAAGAGAAAAAGAGCCAAATGCCTACATACTTTATAAAATTCACCCAGATGTTTTAAGCGGCAATAGACAAGGGCTAAAAGATGAAAAACTTATACTTAAGTACTGCGATGAAATCATTAAAGAAGCAAGCATTCACAGCTGCTTAGAGCTTGCTAGCGAAGTGCATACTATAAGTTCTACAGTTGGCTTTGAGGCATTGTTAAGAGAAAAAAAGGTCTTTGCATATGGCATGCCGTTTTATGCGGGCTGGGGGCTTACAACAGATATGCTACAATGCGATAGAAGAACAAGAAAGCTAAGCTTAGATGAGCTAGTGGCCGGGGTTTTGCTAATCTATCCAAGATATATCAATGCAAAAACCAAGCATTTGTGCGAATTTGAAAGTGCTTTTTCCTCAATGCTAGAGCTTAGAGATAGGTATCTTAACGATAAGTGCTTTGCTTATGCAAATACGCTAAGAAATTTCGCCTTAAGAAAGGCAAGGCGAGGCTATGAAAAACTTGCAAAGAGTGGGCTATGGAACTAA
- the kpsS gene encoding capsule polysaccharide modification protein KpsS, which yields MELKQHVKNFKNKNVLLLQSPIGPYFRRLASLMKKENANVFKINFNGGDRFFYPFNATTYKGNFNHFRYFFKDFCVQNKIQAVVLFNDCRPVHRIAIKIAKRLKIDVFIFEEGYLRPSFITLEKNGVNANSPIPREKSFYLGKDFIVKDEHKNIKGAFKYMAFYAFLYWFFAFLLSAFHNNSLHHRSLSPLELLPWIRSLFRKILYKFSEKNINKKIQKDLKNSYFIAILQVYNDTQVSRHYKYKSVEVFIRKTIASFANNARSKHYLIFKHHPMDRGYKNYAKLIESLSKQYNISDRVIYVHDSHLPTVLSNALGCVVINSTVGLSALYHNCPLKVCGEAFYNIDGITYQKSLDLFWRQAHSYKPNYRMYANLRAYLLINNQINSNFYKNKL from the coding sequence ATGGAACTAAAACAGCATGTAAAAAATTTTAAAAACAAAAATGTCTTATTGTTGCAAAGTCCTATAGGTCCTTATTTTAGACGCTTAGCCTCTTTGATGAAAAAAGAAAATGCAAATGTTTTTAAGATAAATTTTAACGGAGGAGATAGATTTTTCTACCCTTTTAATGCCACAACTTACAAGGGAAATTTCAACCACTTTAGATATTTTTTCAAAGATTTTTGTGTGCAAAATAAAATTCAAGCCGTAGTTTTGTTTAATGACTGCAGGCCAGTGCACAGAATAGCTATAAAAATAGCTAAGAGGCTAAAAATAGATGTGTTCATCTTTGAGGAAGGGTATTTAAGGCCGAGTTTTATAACCTTGGAAAAAAACGGAGTAAATGCAAATTCGCCCATCCCTAGAGAAAAAAGCTTTTACCTAGGTAAAGATTTTATAGTAAAAGATGAGCACAAAAACATCAAGGGAGCCTTTAAGTATATGGCCTTTTATGCTTTTTTGTATTGGTTTTTTGCATTTTTATTATCCGCGTTTCATAACAACTCCTTGCACCACCGCTCATTAAGTCCTTTAGAGCTTTTGCCTTGGATTCGTTCTTTGTTTAGAAAAATTCTTTATAAATTCAGCGAAAAAAATATAAATAAAAAAATACAAAAAGACCTTAAAAATTCATACTTTATAGCCATTTTACAAGTCTATAATGATACGCAGGTTTCAAGGCATTACAAATACAAAAGTGTGGAAGTTTTCATAAGAAAAACCATCGCATCCTTTGCAAACAACGCTAGAAGCAAGCATTATTTAATATTTAAACATCATCCCATGGATAGAGGATACAAAAACTACGCAAAGCTTATAGAAAGCCTTAGCAAGCAATACAATATAAGCGACAGGGTTATTTATGTGCATGATTCTCACCTGCCAACAGTTTTAAGCAATGCCTTAGGCTGCGTAGTCATAAACTCGACAGTTGGACTGTCTGCCTTGTATCACAACTGCCCTTTAAAAGTATGCGGAGAAGCGTTTTACAACATAGATGGCATTACTTATCAAAAATCCCTTGATTTGTTTTGGAGGCAAGCACACTCTTACAAGCCAAATTACAGAATGTACGCAAATTTAAGAGCTTATTTGCTCATCAACAACCAAATCAACTCAAATTTCTATAAAAACAAGCTTTAA
- a CDS encoding outer membrane beta-barrel protein: MLKKTVLVLSLSCAVALANENGFFAGASVGYSLGTISDERMLFGGLVEGADNDKNINGYNLGIKAGYEWFYSQAISFRPYIDYTYSGYGGSGNITKDFRANLLTINADVNYYLTQDFSIFAGLSLGEVFAQTSGEYGNENAFGWGGELGWTYKVLSYLELEGKYKYFDSSLPEKMFANNTRKIQPDDMHLFSIGLNYRF; this comes from the coding sequence ATGTTAAAAAAGACAGTTTTAGTATTAAGTTTAAGTTGTGCTGTAGCCCTTGCAAATGAGAATGGTTTTTTTGCTGGTGCTAGCGTTGGGTATTCTTTGGGAACTATAAGTGATGAGAGAATGCTTTTTGGCGGCTTGGTTGAAGGCGCTGATAATGATAAAAATATAAATGGCTACAACCTAGGCATAAAGGCTGGTTATGAGTGGTTTTACAGCCAGGCAATTTCTTTTAGACCTTACATAGACTACACATACTCAGGATACGGCGGCTCTGGCAATATAACAAAAGATTTTAGGGCAAATTTGCTTACCATAAATGCCGATGTAAATTACTATCTAACACAGGATTTTAGCATTTTTGCAGGCTTATCTTTAGGAGAGGTTTTCGCACAAACAAGCGGCGAGTATGGCAATGAAAACGCCTTTGGTTGGGGCGGCGAACTTGGCTGGACCTATAAAGTGCTAAGCTATTTAGAACTTGAGGGCAAATACAAATACTTCGATTCTTCCTTACCAGAAAAGATGTTTGCAAACAATACAAGAAAAATTCAACCAGATGACATGCATTTATTTAGCATAGGTCTAAACTACAGATTTTAA